A window from Gemmatimonadota bacterium encodes these proteins:
- a CDS encoding TonB-dependent receptor plug domain-containing protein has protein sequence MIPMILFRRPSLLVGLVLVLIALVLAPGSPLEGQGAGFLVGTVLDERSKDPLKGATVSIVGTEFEVVTDEEGWFELVGLPIGAVTMRTSMPGYASVVEPLVVSAPELGFLQVWLRPVDAILDELLVSVGRAPPRNSGLGGRETRPQETWRSALDLIEQEVPGVEVRRAGSNVGTGASISIRGVGSFENNAPVIYVDGIRIDDSAGTLRAMHALDLIPADMVARVRVLRGPSAAAAYAFGANGVILIETRRGGR, from the coding sequence GTGATCCCGATGATCCTCTTCCGCCGCCCCTCCCTACTCGTTGGCCTGGTCCTCGTCCTGATCGCCCTCGTCCTCGCTCCGGGCTCACCGCTTGAAGGTCAGGGGGCAGGCTTCTTGGTCGGTACCGTGCTGGACGAGCGCAGTAAGGACCCGCTGAAAGGGGCCACAGTTTCGATCGTCGGCACGGAATTCGAGGTCGTCACCGACGAGGAGGGGTGGTTCGAGCTCGTAGGTCTTCCCATCGGAGCGGTCACGATGAGGACGTCGATGCCGGGCTATGCCTCGGTTGTGGAACCGCTCGTGGTGTCGGCGCCCGAGCTGGGCTTCCTTCAGGTCTGGCTCCGCCCGGTCGATGCGATCCTGGATGAGCTCCTTGTGAGCGTCGGCAGGGCCCCTCCCCGGAACTCCGGCCTCGGGGGGCGCGAGACGAGGCCTCAGGAGACCTGGAGGAGTGCCCTCGACCTCATCGAGCAGGAGGTCCCGGGCGTGGAGGTTCGGAGGGCCGGCAGTAATGTCGGCACGGGCGCCTCCATCTCGATCCGGGGTGTGGGTTCATTCGAAAACAACGCCCCGGTCATCTACGTGGACGGAATCCGCATCGACGATTCGGCCGGCACTCTACGGGCCATGCACGCCCTGGACCTCATTCCTGCTGACATGGTGGCGCGTGTGAGGGTGCTCCGGGGTCCGTCCGCGGCCGCTGCCTACGCCTTCGGAGCCAACGGGGTCATACTCATCGAAACAAGGAGGGGCGGACGATGA
- a CDS encoding DNA helicase, translated as MGWRERLARAGELVREFYEVRHRGALARERRDEDDLFMLLVFSEMMGIENPSSYYTLELLPLLYEGFHEWHIRMGMDHSPFEHFRCC; from the coding sequence GTGGGGTGGCGTGAACGGCTGGCGCGGGCTGGGGAGCTCGTCAGAGAGTTCTACGAGGTCCGTCACCGCGGGGCGCTCGCGCGGGAGCGCCGAGATGAGGACGACCTCTTCATGCTCCTGGTCTTCTCGGAGATGATGGGGATCGAAAACCCGTCGAGCTACTACACGCTGGAGCTGCTGCCCCTCTTGTACGAGGGTTTCCACGAGTGGCACATCCGCATGGGCATGGATCACTCCCCATTCGAGCACTTTCGCTGCTGCTAG
- a CDS encoding TonB-dependent receptor has translation MYRFIRLRMTLALGALAAVLLFAPPDLAAQGGSITGRVSDSQTGNPVAAAQVFIAELDLGGLTRQNGSYLLLNVPIGTHTLTVQRIGYRTVTVQLSVAAGETMAQDFQITEEALSLDEIIVTGTPGGTQRRAIGNTVTTVDVSDIVQNVAISNMQDLLSGRTPGLQFARLSGNVGTGSPITIRGVGSFSFTRNQPLVYVDGVRVNNDPEAGPNLGSGDNVNVLDDFNPEDIESIEIIKGPAAASLYGTEASAGVIQIITKKGREGAPQFNFSIKQGTNYLRNPAGRLGDMFTCPTDPSPGPTDCSTEAELAGYNMYNEANRYIREGYFPWPTENLYQNGLNQSYNVDVRGGTQSIRYFLSANYEEEEGIVWYNKDETFRIRGNVGVVFSDKFSLDMSTGFVDGYTRFAAPTISDGGLWQDLLWSNGFYLDRINPFDGSKSSRANARLGGFQEHLPSDVADIEATRDYTRFTGSATLNFQSGDFGFAGITSSLTQRLVVGIDKGWDTNRNLFPLEAGPVPENLTDFKDTWASVYSETVDGTMVYERPVQTNLSFDYSLTLDTDVSDAWGLKSSFGAQYYADEQDFFASNGTGFASPLSTTINQLSPSTITTRYALVQNRSLGFYVQEEVSWNGRIFVVGAMRFDDNSTFGVDAPAQKYPKVSGTWVVSEESFWNFDLLNSLRVRGAWGQAGRQPSATSGQNIYRAIPGPGGTAAIRPSSPGNPGIKPEVSTELELGFDAALFDDRISAEVTHYWRKDEDALLNIAVPSSFGFPGSVSTNLGRIDNWGWEAIVGARVYENSAFSFDLDLAADYTNNKIISLGAYPGTTRIALGLPYPNHNEGDIVVAARFDPDGDRRNPFGQRMSAECDEGISLAPEGAADPEKWGRIEGGAALPCADIPNQNIYVGRSFFTNTFSVAPRISLLGNQLQFFALAEGKYGKTHTDNGGQWGHVYNNTKASRLENDPIWSYSDELNPGGQFTRTKTYFDADFWKLREVGARFTLPQAWIEGMGASRASLAVSARNLWTIWQRQDNIYGQSIADPEYGTSSLSGTSNYWETPPLTSLNLTLRVTF, from the coding sequence ATGTATCGATTTATCCGTTTGCGTATGACACTAGCTCTGGGGGCGCTGGCAGCCGTGCTGCTTTTCGCGCCGCCCGATCTCGCGGCCCAGGGCGGTTCGATAACCGGTCGAGTCAGCGACAGTCAGACCGGCAACCCGGTGGCCGCGGCACAGGTCTTCATCGCGGAGCTTGATTTGGGCGGGCTGACACGGCAGAACGGCTCGTACCTCCTCCTCAACGTACCCATCGGAACGCATACCCTGACGGTCCAACGGATCGGGTACCGCACGGTCACCGTGCAACTATCGGTGGCGGCTGGCGAGACGATGGCGCAGGACTTCCAGATCACGGAAGAAGCGCTCAGCCTCGACGAGATCATCGTTACCGGAACGCCGGGCGGTACTCAGCGGCGGGCCATCGGGAACACGGTCACCACGGTGGACGTGAGCGACATCGTCCAGAACGTGGCGATCTCGAACATGCAGGACCTGCTGTCCGGACGAACCCCCGGCCTCCAGTTCGCGCGACTGAGCGGAAACGTGGGGACCGGCTCGCCGATCACGATCCGGGGCGTCGGAAGCTTCAGCTTCACGCGCAATCAGCCGCTCGTCTACGTGGACGGCGTCCGGGTCAACAACGACCCGGAAGCGGGCCCCAACCTCGGTAGCGGCGACAACGTGAACGTGCTCGACGACTTCAACCCCGAGGACATCGAGAGCATCGAGATCATCAAGGGACCGGCGGCGGCGAGCCTGTACGGAACCGAGGCGTCGGCCGGTGTGATCCAGATCATCACCAAGAAGGGACGCGAGGGCGCCCCCCAGTTCAACTTCTCGATCAAGCAGGGGACCAACTACCTGAGGAATCCAGCCGGCAGGCTGGGCGACATGTTTACGTGCCCGACGGACCCGAGCCCGGGTCCGACGGACTGCTCAACCGAAGCGGAACTCGCGGGCTACAACATGTACAACGAGGCGAACCGGTATATCCGGGAGGGATACTTCCCCTGGCCTACCGAAAACCTCTATCAGAACGGTCTCAACCAGAGCTACAACGTGGACGTGCGCGGAGGCACGCAGTCGATCCGTTACTTCCTCTCGGCCAATTACGAGGAGGAAGAGGGCATCGTCTGGTACAACAAGGACGAGACGTTCAGGATCCGCGGCAACGTGGGCGTAGTCTTCTCGGACAAGTTCTCGCTCGACATGTCCACAGGGTTCGTGGACGGATACACGAGGTTCGCGGCTCCGACCATCTCCGACGGCGGACTCTGGCAGGACCTGCTCTGGTCCAACGGCTTTTATCTGGACCGCATCAATCCGTTCGACGGGTCCAAGAGCTCGCGCGCCAACGCCCGTCTCGGTGGCTTCCAGGAGCACCTGCCTTCGGACGTGGCCGACATCGAAGCCACGCGGGACTACACGCGCTTCACGGGGTCCGCGACGCTGAACTTCCAGTCCGGTGACTTCGGTTTCGCGGGTATCACGTCTTCGCTCACGCAGCGGCTCGTCGTCGGGATCGACAAGGGCTGGGACACCAACCGGAACCTGTTCCCGTTGGAAGCGGGCCCCGTGCCGGAGAACTTGACCGACTTCAAGGACACTTGGGCGTCGGTGTACTCCGAGACGGTGGACGGGACGATGGTATACGAAAGACCCGTGCAGACGAATCTCAGCTTCGATTACTCGCTCACGCTGGACACCGACGTGAGCGATGCGTGGGGGCTCAAGTCGTCGTTCGGAGCCCAGTACTACGCGGACGAACAGGACTTCTTCGCCAGCAACGGAACCGGCTTCGCTTCGCCGTTGTCGACCACGATCAACCAACTGTCCCCCTCCACGATCACCACCCGCTACGCGCTCGTCCAGAACAGGTCCCTGGGCTTCTACGTCCAGGAAGAGGTGAGCTGGAACGGTCGGATCTTCGTGGTCGGCGCGATGCGCTTCGACGACAACTCGACGTTCGGCGTTGACGCTCCGGCGCAGAAGTACCCGAAGGTCTCGGGCACGTGGGTCGTGTCCGAGGAAAGCTTCTGGAACTTCGACCTGCTCAACTCGCTCCGCGTACGCGGAGCGTGGGGGCAGGCGGGTCGCCAGCCGTCCGCCACCTCCGGCCAGAACATCTACCGGGCGATTCCCGGGCCGGGCGGGACCGCGGCCATCCGGCCGTCGAGCCCGGGCAACCCGGGCATCAAGCCTGAGGTGAGCACGGAGCTCGAGCTGGGCTTCGATGCTGCGCTGTTCGATGATCGCATCTCGGCTGAGGTCACCCATTACTGGCGGAAAGACGAGGACGCGCTGCTGAATATCGCGGTACCGTCGAGCTTCGGCTTCCCGGGCTCGGTCTCGACGAACCTGGGCCGGATCGACAACTGGGGCTGGGAGGCGATCGTCGGCGCCCGGGTCTACGAGAACTCAGCCTTCTCGTTCGACCTCGATCTCGCGGCCGACTATACGAACAACAAGATCATCAGCCTGGGTGCCTACCCGGGCACGACGCGCATCGCGCTCGGCCTGCCGTATCCCAACCACAACGAAGGTGACATCGTGGTGGCTGCGCGCTTCGACCCCGACGGCGACCGCAGGAACCCGTTCGGCCAGAGGATGAGCGCGGAGTGCGACGAGGGCATCAGCTTGGCTCCCGAGGGCGCCGCGGATCCGGAGAAGTGGGGCCGTATCGAGGGCGGCGCGGCTCTGCCCTGCGCAGACATTCCGAACCAGAACATCTACGTCGGCCGGTCGTTCTTTACGAACACCTTCAGCGTGGCACCCAGAATCAGCCTGCTCGGCAACCAGCTTCAGTTCTTCGCGCTGGCCGAGGGCAAGTACGGCAAGACGCACACCGATAACGGCGGCCAGTGGGGCCACGTCTACAACAATACGAAGGCTTCCAGGCTCGAGAACGACCCGATTTGGTCGTACAGTGATGAGCTCAACCCCGGAGGCCAGTTTACCCGCACGAAGACGTATTTCGACGCGGACTTCTGGAAGCTCCGTGAGGTCGGTGCGCGCTTCACGCTGCCGCAGGCGTGGATCGAGGGCATGGGAGCTTCGCGTGCTTCCTTGGCGGTTTCGGCCAGAAACCTGTGGACGATCTGGCAGAGGCAGGACAACATCTACGGGCAGTCGATCGCCGATCCCGAGTACGGCACGTCGTCTCTCTCCGGGACCAGCAACTACTGGGAGACCCCGCCGCTCACGAGCTTGAACCTGACGCTGCGGGTGACGTTCTGA
- a CDS encoding DUF3179 domain-containing protein, with the protein MPKEMKRATGAVLASARRTVQVALAVVGLAACQVESPIDLQDPGDAPRFEGCDLNVDFLIAAAARGGIQSLDNPRWVRADESIPAYLDPDTRVIGIQVFGLVYAIPHNILWHHEVVNLEPGGPSGPQLAITYCPLTGSSLVFDRESVGGATLGVSGLTFMNNLVLFDRRGPDEALWPQMLAEARCGSGIGAKLAQHPFVEMEWAHWVELHPSTRVLAQDQGFDPIFFQYDRLGYPYGNYRETEPYWRAATTMPPLDLRRFSKERVVGLPPTASDAGIAFPFGALTDREGSFQVVDFVYEGNAALVLWSDEAQGGTAFRPVTEGGEPLTLRATPSGFEDEGTGSRWTVEGRAVSGPLEGARLLPIERTHTAFWGAWAAFHPTTRLWE; encoded by the coding sequence ATGCCTAAGGAGATGAAGCGGGCGACGGGAGCGGTCCTCGCTTCCGCCCGCCGCACCGTTCAGGTGGCCCTCGCCGTCGTGGGACTCGCTGCCTGCCAAGTGGAGTCTCCGATCGATCTCCAGGACCCCGGAGACGCGCCGCGCTTCGAAGGGTGCGACCTGAACGTCGACTTCCTCATCGCGGCCGCGGCCCGAGGCGGCATCCAATCTCTCGACAACCCGCGGTGGGTGCGGGCCGATGAGTCGATACCGGCCTATCTGGATCCCGACACACGGGTCATCGGCATCCAGGTCTTCGGACTGGTGTACGCCATCCCCCACAACATTCTGTGGCACCACGAGGTCGTGAACCTCGAGCCGGGCGGGCCGAGCGGGCCGCAGCTCGCCATCACGTACTGCCCCCTCACCGGCTCGTCCCTGGTCTTCGATCGCGAGTCGGTCGGCGGCGCCACCCTCGGCGTCTCGGGCCTCACCTTCATGAACAACCTGGTGCTCTTCGATCGGCGCGGGCCCGACGAAGCCCTCTGGCCCCAGATGCTCGCGGAGGCTCGCTGTGGCTCGGGGATCGGAGCGAAGCTCGCCCAGCACCCCTTCGTCGAGATGGAGTGGGCCCACTGGGTCGAGCTCCACCCGTCCACCCGCGTGCTCGCCCAGGACCAGGGCTTCGATCCCATCTTCTTCCAATACGACAGGCTCGGCTATCCCTACGGCAACTACCGGGAGACCGAGCCGTACTGGAGGGCCGCCACGACCATGCCGCCGCTGGACCTGAGGCGGTTCTCGAAGGAAAGGGTCGTGGGCCTTCCCCCGACCGCCTCGGATGCGGGCATCGCCTTCCCCTTCGGAGCGCTGACGGACCGGGAGGGATCCTTCCAGGTCGTTGACTTCGTCTACGAGGGCAACGCCGCGCTCGTGCTGTGGAGCGATGAAGCCCAGGGCGGAACGGCCTTTCGGCCGGTGACGGAGGGTGGAGAGCCGTTGACTCTGCGTGCCACGCCCTCGGGGTTCGAGGACGAGGGGACCGGGAGCCGCTGGACCGTCGAAGGTCGGGCCGTCTCCGGTCCGCTGGAGGGAGCCCGCCTGCTACCCATCGAACGGACCCATACGGCCTTCTGGGGCGCCTGGGCGGCGTTCCATCCGACTACTCGACTCTGGGAGTAA
- a CDS encoding TonB family protein produces MSTTIGDRDPTHVRVSNANANARFKARWNARVAWSMMAAFAAHAALFIFGPSWEAVSFPSTHLSLESGRGFGLPPFVADRSSLSGVRLAAVSGLGEPGPSDLQAGLQEWGVLADAGVVERSDTPRERPAGGADPSPSVAEPDPEPDVQAEPQPEAEPKPEVEEEIDPEAEPDPEPEAEAEANREATNPGAVASDGGLPAISVEVSTPDPPSSPELSSLDLDRLAALRPQLALLTPEVWVLVRNPTEVEAFLKRSYRRGTLDPAATGSVSVTLWIDERGSVEFAEISKSSGRLDLDEFALALFNEVVVFRAAREQGISVSRSVTFSVAFPW; encoded by the coding sequence ATGAGCACAACCATCGGTGACCGAGACCCGACGCACGTGCGGGTCAGTAACGCCAACGCCAACGCGCGCTTCAAGGCGCGCTGGAATGCCCGGGTAGCGTGGTCGATGATGGCGGCCTTCGCCGCTCACGCGGCGCTCTTCATCTTCGGACCCAGTTGGGAGGCGGTCTCATTCCCATCCACCCACTTGTCGTTGGAATCCGGTCGAGGGTTCGGGCTTCCTCCCTTCGTCGCGGACCGGTCGAGTCTCAGCGGTGTGCGTCTGGCAGCCGTGTCGGGCCTTGGGGAGCCCGGCCCGTCCGATCTCCAGGCCGGTCTCCAGGAGTGGGGGGTGCTAGCCGACGCAGGCGTCGTGGAACGGTCGGATACTCCTCGCGAGCGGCCGGCCGGGGGGGCCGACCCCTCTCCTTCCGTCGCGGAGCCCGATCCCGAACCCGACGTTCAGGCCGAGCCCCAGCCCGAAGCGGAGCCCAAGCCAGAGGTGGAGGAGGAGATCGACCCCGAAGCTGAGCCCGATCCCGAGCCCGAAGCCGAAGCCGAGGCAAATCGCGAAGCTACCAACCCCGGTGCTGTCGCAAGCGACGGAGGGCTCCCCGCGATCAGCGTCGAGGTCTCGACGCCGGACCCGCCGTCGTCGCCCGAGCTGAGCTCACTGGACCTCGACCGATTGGCGGCGCTGCGCCCCCAGCTCGCTCTCTTGACGCCGGAGGTGTGGGTGCTGGTGCGGAATCCGACGGAGGTCGAGGCGTTCTTGAAGCGAAGCTACAGGCGGGGGACACTGGATCCCGCGGCGACGGGGTCGGTCAGCGTGACGCTTTGGATCGATGAGAGAGGCTCCGTGGAGTTTGCCGAGATCAGCAAGTCCAGCGGACGCCTCGACCTGGACGAGTTTGCGCTAGCGCTGTTCAACGAGGTCGTCGTGTTTCGCGCCGCCCGCGAACAGGGCATATCCGTATCGAGGTCCGTAACTTTCTCTGTCGCCTTTCCCTGGTAG
- a CDS encoding PKD domain-containing protein, which translates to MQWWRPSVGLVSAAFLFAAAGEAQVIPQERRAFNEQLLRPSGQVVVPLYEGWYENPDGSYGICFGYFNLNTEEAVDVPLGADNFIVPSEFDGMQPTHFDRVPEANYRRHFCVFTVTVPEDFGQKRVVWTLRTRGEALSTPGKLLPPYYLDEPESGGRGIVAPVLKLEEDGPEFQGRTGLTASPRTVAVGDPLTLTVWVDHPAPTSWVGWTVHQGPGQVEFGESEIQVERADGMATTTARFSEPGEYLVRVQSIYSTTSFEYHCCWTNGYVPVTVTR; encoded by the coding sequence ATGCAGTGGTGGCGTCCGTCAGTCGGTCTCGTGAGTGCCGCATTCTTGTTCGCGGCGGCAGGCGAGGCGCAGGTGATCCCGCAAGAGAGGCGGGCTTTCAACGAGCAGTTGCTTCGGCCGTCCGGCCAAGTTGTCGTCCCCCTCTACGAGGGCTGGTACGAGAACCCTGACGGTTCGTACGGGATCTGTTTCGGATACTTCAACCTCAATACCGAAGAGGCCGTCGACGTGCCTCTCGGCGCGGACAACTTCATTGTGCCGAGCGAGTTCGACGGCATGCAGCCGACGCACTTCGACCGCGTGCCGGAAGCGAACTACCGACGGCACTTTTGCGTCTTCACCGTCACTGTGCCCGAGGACTTCGGGCAGAAGCGGGTGGTTTGGACGCTGCGCACTCGTGGCGAGGCGCTCTCAACCCCGGGCAAGCTGCTTCCACCCTATTACTTGGACGAGCCGGAGAGCGGGGGCCGAGGCATCGTGGCGCCCGTGCTCAAGCTCGAAGAGGACGGACCCGAGTTCCAGGGTCGGACCGGCCTCACGGCATCGCCGCGCACGGTGGCCGTCGGAGATCCGCTCACTCTCACGGTCTGGGTCGACCACCCCGCGCCGACGAGTTGGGTGGGGTGGACGGTGCACCAAGGGCCCGGCCAGGTGGAGTTCGGCGAGTCCGAGATCCAAGTGGAGCGAGCGGACGGAATGGCGACCACGACGGCGAGATTCAGCGAGCCCGGAGAGTACCTCGTCCGTGTACAGTCGATCTACTCGACGACGTCTTTCGAATACCACTGTTGTTGGACGAACGGATACGTACCGGTGACGGTCACGCGATAA
- a CDS encoding carbon starvation protein A, producing the protein MSAILLMAIGLGAFTVGYIFYSRFISERVFQLSSDFRTPAHTLEDGVDFVPTNRWVLWGHHFTSVAGAAPIVGPAIAVVWGWLPAFLWVTLGTVFFAGIHDAGALWASVRNEGKSIGALTEVVVGKRARSLFMIVIFLLLLMVNAVFAIIIAGLFVSFPSSVIPAWFVIGVAITIGYLLYRKGVPLLWPSIIGVVLLYGSMFVGVALPLTLPETVLGLGAPSMWVLVLFAYAAVASLLPVWLLLQPRDYINGLQLFIGLGIFFLAVLLANPTVVAPAINASLPDDVPPMIPLLFVTIACGAISGFHGLVSSGTTSKQINNEQDVRFVGFLGTVGEGALALAAIIACTAGFATQVDWQSYYTSFASGGLLAFVQGGGGILAAGLGLPIEYGETLLAVMAILFAATTMDTGVRLQRYIVQEWGTIYDIPALTGKGLSTGLAVGSCLVLAFGAGGGAGTGGLVIWPLFGTTNQLLAGLTLLVLSVFLLKKGRPTIYTLAPMVFILGMTVLALLWQLRAFWELGSYFLVTLDVVILATTIWVALESLTALRKAARARRRVNPGALAR; encoded by the coding sequence ATGAGCGCGATTCTGCTCATGGCCATTGGGCTCGGGGCGTTCACGGTGGGCTACATCTTCTACTCGCGCTTCATCTCGGAGCGAGTCTTCCAATTGAGTTCGGACTTCCGGACGCCGGCCCACACCCTGGAGGACGGGGTGGACTTCGTGCCCACCAACCGGTGGGTCCTGTGGGGACACCACTTCACTTCCGTGGCAGGTGCCGCGCCCATCGTGGGCCCCGCGATAGCCGTGGTGTGGGGTTGGCTGCCCGCGTTTCTGTGGGTCACGCTGGGGACGGTGTTCTTTGCGGGAATCCACGATGCCGGAGCCCTCTGGGCCAGCGTGCGCAACGAAGGCAAATCCATTGGGGCTCTCACCGAGGTGGTGGTCGGAAAGAGGGCTCGCTCCCTCTTCATGATCGTCATCTTCCTGCTGCTCCTGATGGTGAACGCGGTGTTCGCCATCATCATCGCCGGGCTCTTCGTGAGCTTCCCGAGCAGCGTGATCCCGGCCTGGTTCGTGATCGGCGTCGCGATCACCATCGGCTACCTGCTCTACCGTAAGGGCGTCCCGCTCCTGTGGCCTTCCATCATCGGCGTCGTGCTCCTGTACGGATCGATGTTCGTGGGCGTCGCGCTACCGCTGACCCTTCCGGAAACCGTCCTCGGGCTGGGCGCACCGAGCATGTGGGTCCTCGTCCTGTTCGCATACGCCGCCGTCGCTTCGCTGCTCCCGGTCTGGCTTCTCCTCCAGCCTCGCGACTACATCAACGGGCTCCAGCTCTTCATCGGGCTGGGCATCTTCTTCCTGGCGGTTCTGCTTGCGAACCCGACCGTGGTGGCGCCGGCCATCAACGCGTCGCTCCCGGACGACGTACCGCCCATGATCCCGCTGCTCTTCGTGACGATTGCCTGCGGCGCGATCTCCGGCTTCCATGGGTTGGTGTCGTCGGGGACGACTTCGAAGCAGATCAACAACGAGCAGGACGTACGCTTCGTGGGCTTCCTGGGCACGGTGGGCGAGGGCGCCCTGGCCCTAGCGGCGATCATCGCGTGCACTGCGGGCTTTGCTACGCAGGTGGACTGGCAGAGCTACTACACCTCGTTCGCCTCGGGAGGACTGCTGGCGTTCGTGCAAGGCGGCGGGGGCATCCTCGCTGCTGGTCTCGGGCTACCGATCGAGTACGGCGAGACGCTCCTGGCGGTAATGGCGATCCTCTTCGCCGCCACGACGATGGACACGGGGGTCCGGCTACAGCGCTACATCGTTCAGGAGTGGGGGACGATCTACGATATCCCGGCGCTCACGGGGAAGGGGCTGTCCACCGGCTTGGCGGTTGGCAGCTGCCTGGTCCTGGCCTTCGGAGCGGGGGGTGGAGCCGGAACGGGGGGCCTCGTCATCTGGCCCTTGTTCGGCACCACCAATCAGCTCCTGGCCGGACTCACGCTGCTCGTACTGAGCGTCTTCCTTCTCAAGAAGGGGCGGCCCACGATCTACACACTCGCCCCCATGGTCTTCATCCTCGGCATGACGGTGCTCGCGCTGCTCTGGCAGCTCCGGGCCTTCTGGGAGCTGGGCAGCTACTTCCTGGTCACGCTCGACGTCGTGATCCTCGCGACCACGATCTGGGTGGCCCTCGAGTCGCTGACCGCGCTGCGGAAGGCCGCGCGAGCGCGCCGCCGGGTGAACCCCGGCGCGCTGGCGCGGTAG
- a CDS encoding ArsA family ATPase, producing MTHLDLAGRSILFVGGKGGVGKSTAAGALAVSMAEAGERILLVSTDPAHSLGDLFGMSIGDREREILPGLHALEIDPEAEVESYLARVKATMRQYVQPAMYSEIERQIELTRHSPGAEEAALMDRVTALMDEGPQRHDRVIFDTAPTGHTLRLLALPEIMAAWTEGLLRSRDRSDSLGKAVDRLQRRKESSGDDLSWFDDVKEARGDERTRKIREVLLERRRRFSRARRLLLDPEVTAFVLVLIPEKLPILESEKTLEVLRNHKVPVAGVVVNRVLPDVPLGDFLESRRAQEAEYLERVDRSFAELPRVRVPLLSRDVVGIEAIREVGGYLASPRPTH from the coding sequence ATGACCCATCTCGATCTGGCGGGCCGCTCGATCCTCTTCGTGGGCGGCAAAGGCGGCGTGGGAAAGAGCACCGCCGCTGGAGCCCTCGCCGTGAGCATGGCCGAAGCGGGTGAGCGGATCCTCCTGGTATCGACCGACCCCGCGCACTCTCTGGGAGACCTGTTCGGGATGTCCATCGGCGACCGAGAGCGCGAGATCTTGCCCGGGCTTCACGCTCTGGAGATCGATCCGGAGGCGGAAGTGGAGAGCTACCTCGCTCGCGTGAAGGCAACGATGAGGCAGTACGTGCAACCGGCCATGTACTCCGAGATCGAGCGTCAAATTGAGCTGACCCGCCACTCACCCGGCGCCGAGGAGGCCGCGCTGATGGATCGTGTGACGGCTCTCATGGACGAGGGGCCCCAGCGGCACGATCGCGTCATCTTCGACACAGCTCCCACGGGCCACACGCTTCGTTTGCTCGCGCTCCCGGAGATCATGGCGGCGTGGACCGAGGGGCTGCTCCGGAGCCGCGACCGGTCCGATTCTCTGGGCAAGGCGGTGGACCGGCTCCAGCGACGCAAGGAGTCCAGCGGCGACGACCTCTCCTGGTTCGACGACGTCAAGGAGGCCCGCGGGGACGAGCGCACTCGGAAGATCCGCGAAGTGCTGTTGGAGCGCCGGCGCCGGTTCTCCCGAGCCAGACGGCTCCTGCTGGACCCCGAGGTGACTGCCTTCGTGCTCGTCCTCATCCCAGAGAAGCTCCCTATTCTCGAGAGCGAAAAGACGCTCGAGGTCCTCCGCAACCACAAAGTCCCGGTGGCCGGAGTGGTGGTGAACCGGGTGCTGCCCGACGTGCCACTGGGTGACTTCCTGGAGAGCCGGCGCGCGCAGGAAGCCGAATACCTGGAGCGCGTGGACCGAAGTTTCGCCGAGCTCCCCCGCGTGAGGGTGCCGCTGTTGTCGCGCGACGTGGTAGGGATCGAGGCGATCAGGGAGGTGGGGGGGTATCTGGCCTCCCCACGGCCAACGCACTAA